The stretch of DNA ACTACTTCCAGCCATGGAATTGGACTGTGGGCATTACTGTCTACACAGATTTGTTCTATGATGATTTGGTTAAAGTAAAATGGATCATCATCGGGATAACCGCAGGGATCACCGTACTGACTCTCGTTCTCTTCTACTTCATGATCCGTCCGAAGCTGCTGCAGCTGAAGGCAGTGACAGATGCAGCAGAACAGCTGGCAGCGGGCGATTTCAGGGAACAGGATCTGAAACAGACAAAAGATGAAATCGGTATCCTGAGCAAGGCTTTCATGAAGATGTCCGGGGAATTACGGAGTCTCGTGCAAAGCATCATCCAGTCCAGCGATAAAGTATCCGATGCAGCATCGGAGCTTTCCGCGGTAAGTGAAGAAACATCCGCAAGCAGTGAACAAGTCGGCGTGGCAGTGGATGACATCGCCAAAGGAGCTGGATCACAAGCATCCGATTTGGAAACGACGACATACCATTTAAGCAAGTTCAACGATTCCATCAGAACGATGACCGCACAAAGCGACGCAATCGCTCAAGCTGCACTTCAAACAAGTGAAGCGACAACAAAAGGAAGCAATATGATGCATGATTTGACATCGGCCAATAATGCTGCCATGCAATCGGTGGAAGCTATTTCAGCAGGCATGCAGGAACTTGATAAGAACTTGCAGCAAATCGTCCATATTACGGATGTCATCGAAAATATCACCGAAGAGACAAATCTGCTCGCCCTCAATGCAAGCATCGAGGCAGCGCGAGCCGGGGAACACGGGAAAGGCTTTGCGGTTGTTGCAAGCGAGGTTCGAAAACTTGCTGATCAGTCCAATGCTGCCACAAAGGAAATTCAGCAAATGATCAGCTCCATCACGAAAGAAGCCGCGGAGAATGCAGCTCGAATCGAATCCAATAAGCAGCAGGCAGAACAGCTGAACCACTCTGTCGTTGCCACTGCAGCCGAGTTCGCAGCTATCGAAGCAGCTGCCGAAGCTACGAAAAATGCCGGCAGCAGACTAATCGAGGAAATAAAGCAGGTCACTGCACAGACGAATGATATTACGGAT from Terribacillus sp. FSL K6-0262 encodes:
- a CDS encoding methyl-accepting chemotaxis protein, producing the protein MKKRNSLAARLMIMVAMITIFCGAAAGTISYLTAKNVLIVAGKMDLQHMANSATSVLTLLNERVENGEMTLEEAQEEARTILNGPMEDGSHDLSQSNFNYKNGAGYIIAYDDQANMVLHPTEEIGSPPTDDSTKENRENLIVLAQSKDDHESFMSYDDTDEKTGEVREKMAYVNYFQPWNWTVGITVYTDLFYDDLVKVKWIIIGITAGITVLTLVLFYFMIRPKLLQLKAVTDAAEQLAAGDFREQDLKQTKDEIGILSKAFMKMSGELRSLVQSIIQSSDKVSDAASELSAVSEETSASSEQVGVAVDDIAKGAGSQASDLETTTYHLSKFNDSIRTMTAQSDAIAQAALQTSEATTKGSNMMHDLTSANNAAMQSVEAISAGMQELDKNLQQIVHITDVIENITEETNLLALNASIEAARAGEHGKGFAVVASEVRKLADQSNAATKEIQQMISSITKEAAENAARIESNKQQAEQLNHSVVATAAEFAAIEAAAEATKNAGSRLIEEIKQVTAQTNDITDSIQNASSVSEETAASVEEIAASIADQIQVVANIASSAEELTHISRQLNESIAVFKL